The genomic segment GATCACAGCTAAGACGTGTGTTCCTGGAGTCAACAGTTGCAATGACAGCCTCTTGTTCCTGCCTTCCTGATGGTGGCAGAAGTAGTAGCTTCCTGGCAGTGCAGTTCcccagtggtttttttttttttttggatttattCCTGGAGGCCCAGTCTGGATCCCACTCCTTTggcttttcaattattttgtaagCCTCCAGTTATCTTTTATTATAGGTATTACATCTATTTTTGCTTAAAATAGGTACAGTGGTATCATCTGCAACTAAACCTTGACAACAAAGTGCCTGAATAGAGATGtcattaaatgtttgttgaatgaatgagtgaatggtcAAATGGAGACTAGCAAGAGGTCTACAGAGAGATGGGCAGTTAAACCAGGTGGACTCACTAGAGTGGTAGAGCAACTGATGGGCCATAAGAAGGCAGCTATTTCAATCTGGTGGATTTTAACCaacattttgaaaagatgaaacagaatagaatagaaaaatctCAGAGTAGATCGCATATAGTAAATGTAAGTATTATTTGTGAAATTTTAGTTCCACACATGCATACAAACActgtacatgtgtacacacacatttgCAGTGACGATAATCCAAATATTCAACAACCAGCATGGCAGACATCAACTAATTAGAATGGAAGTCAACAGTGTCTACTGTTGTCTAAATAACAGTATAAAATGTATCTTTTGTAGTAAAACGTGATTGAAATCCATTTGTCTATGGAATGTAGCTTAAGGCTTTCTGAGGTTGGGAAGCCGTGGGTGCAGGTTTCTGAGGACCCTTCCTTTGGCATTGCGCCTGGCTAAAGGAACATGCCCCTGACTCATTCCTGCCCCTAGCGGGGCCCGTCCTGAATCCAGAGCAGTTTTCATGTGTCACAGCTTAGGGCCTACCAGACACCTGCGTTTCTGCCTGCAAGCATCCATTCCCATTCCTCAGGAACCATCAACTCCTCATCTCCCCGGCCTTTGAGAACCTACCTTGCCCAAGTTCTGCCCAAAACAGGTTCTGGCCCCAACTTCGGCCCATCAAAGTCTTCTAGAGCTTTATTTATGGGTGCCGAAGGGAGGTGCCTGGGTTTTGGACAGTTTTGCCCTCCCCCTTCCACTGTCCACAGAGAGACTGTCTGCTACCCAGAGGATAAAATGAGGCCACCACAAAGGCTGATGCCAAGGAGTGGACACCTGATGTCAGAGTGTGTGTCCCTGGACCCCTGAGGCCAGTCTCACATAGCTCCTGACCCAGTACTGTTCCTTtgagttttacttttaaaataagttagtcTTGGGTTTCGTTCGCTTGCAGCTAAAGAAGTCGTGATTACATCATGGTGCCTTGAGGTGGTTAGGGGGCCCTCACAGACAGTGTATCAGCCCTAATGTGGCTCAGAGACTCCCTGGGTGGGGGGAAGATGAGACTCAGCCATCTGGTGCCGGTGAGTCTACACGTGCACCCGGCCCTCAGGCAGAGTGTGCAGGGCTTCAGGTTGGGGTGGCCCTTCATTAGCCCCAAGGCTGCACAGAGCCCTCCAGGGACCTTCCTCTGCACGAACATTTCACCTGAAACCAGAGGTTGTGGGGAGCCCTCCATGGTCCCTCTGAGGAAGGCCTCTGTCACAGGCTGACTTGCCTGGAGAAGCTCCGTGGGTGGGGGGCAAATGAGCGGCACACCTGGCCGACAGGTATGACTGCCCACTTCTGTCCTCCACGGCTGGCTTGGTCTGGAAGAGGCTGTTGGTCAACTCTGTCCTCTCCATCCAGGCCTTTCTCACCAGCTGAGCTGACAGCTCCTCCTTACTCCCTCCCCAAGAAATAAGATGGGAGCTGTGTGTTCTGAGCCCTGCCCCTGATTCAGAGTGTGGTAGGGGCAGGGGTGACCTGAGGCTGGGCATGAGTTGACCTCCCTCAGGGGCATGCTGGGCCTCTCCCTCTCAGGAGACACCTCCCATCCTCACAGGCGGAGCAGGGCAGCCctgaccccagctctgccaccacgAGCCAGGCTGGGATTACTCTCACAGCCCCCGGGTTCTGCAGGTTCACCCGGCATCCCTCCCACGCAGGCGGCTGCCCTCGCTGCGCTCTCCTCACGGACACCTCCAAACTGTGGACCTCTGCCTGGAGGACTTTCCTTGCGGCTTGCCCTGTCCTTCACGGCTCTGCAAGAGGGCACCGCCTCTCCTGCTGGCACCAGGGCTGCCTGGGCACTCTACACAGGACTCAGTGCCTCCATCCCTTCACTCCAAGCATTCCCCACTGCTTGTCCTCTTCTCTGGGAAGCCTCTTCTGCGCCGTCTCCACCTCTCAAACACTTCGGGCCCCTACTTGTTCCTCATTCTCCCCAGCTTACTTTGACAGTTCCTTCGGGAATGCATTGTAACAGACAGTTTCCACCAGGTCGGCCTTCTccagaattttattttgcatttggcaGACTGATAAAACTTCCAAAACAATTTGGGAGGCTGACAGAATTTGTGCACCTCTATTTAACACCATAGAAAACAACCATGCAACAACGTGGAAAACCAAATAACACTACCATTGTTTCATAAAACCACATTGGAATGCCAAAAAGGTAGGAAGGATGTagtttcagaaaaacaaatcGTTCTTCgaattaaatacatttatcttTCCAAAAAACCCACATTCcccttatttttatcattttactgtAGACCAGTGAGAATATTGTCATGGAAACCAAGAGAAATATGTAGGAcaggagagagaagcaggagaaTGTCAGAGGGAGGCAAAGGGACCGGGAACGGGAAGCGGGAGGCAGGGCCCACCAGCCAGGCGCTTCCCTGCCCTGAAGTGATCCAGTTCTCCTTCGAGACTAGGGTGGCCACGTTTGGGCCCTGGCCAATACACAGAGCTGTGGCCATGCTCACAGGTCAGGGGCCTCAATGACTCCCCACCCCACTGTCCGCGTGGACCCTGGTGATCTGGCTTCCATACCCCTCACTCTGTGGAGGTGCCCCACACTCACAGGAGTGTCCCTTTCTTCTCTGAGCCTTCCTCTCCTCACCTTGAAATTAAGATTTTGAACCAGTTTTGAAAAATGCGGAcctctgtcttaaaaaaaaaattttaaagccatgCACACAGTATTTTGCATAGAATTTCAGGGGCTCCACTCCCCCTGCCAAGGGCCTTCAATAAACTTCTCAGGGTGCCCTTGCCCCAGATCATGAACCACAACCTACCAATCCTGGCACTTAGCTGTTAGCCGCTTGCCTCCAAATGTGCCCCTTTCCTGCTCAGGCAACATTATTTCCCCATTACCTACACAAGGGCAGGGCCAAGAGTCTCAGGGAGGGAGGTAGCTGTTCAGAGAAGTATTAACCCCTGGGCTCCCCTCCAGTTCACAGTGCTGCTGGGAGACACGATGAGCTTCACGGATGGGTGAATAGCTGGGCCATGCTGTGGACGCGGGTCTGAAGAGACTTTCAGACCTTGACTAGTGGAGGGAGAGGACAAGGTGATGACAGGAATCCCTTCACTGGGAGCAAAGGCTTCTGGCTTCCCAAGGCAGTATAGGGCAGTGGTAAGAGCTTGGGCTCAGTAGCTGGAATGccctgggtttatatctggctccgggatttaattgtgttatttgggaaagttattttaccttgaacctttgggttCCTCGTCTGTAAAACGGATAAGAGTTGTGCAGCAGAAAAGATAGAGTAGACTAGACATTCTAGAGTTCCCTTGAGTCTCCCAGCCCTCCCGCTGCACAAGGTTGAAGTCATACGACCAGTTCTGGCCAATAGTCTGTGAGTGGAAGAGGTGTGGGTCACACCAGGCTGAGGCAGCTAAGTGTCCATGTGCTTCCTCCACCTCTCTCTTCCGTCTTCCATAATGGCCTAGGGGACCAGCTTTCCAGATGGCAAGGCTACAAGACGGAAGTTAGTTCTCCTGTCCCGTATCAGACTCCACATGAGTGGTAAATAAAGCATTACTGTGCCAAGCCATTGGAATCTCAGGAGTACTCTGTTGTGACGGCTAGTGTTAAGTACCCTAATACGGAGAGGGCTAATGGAGATGACTGAGATGATAGCAGTCCCTCTCGGTACAGAGGGGGTTGCTATCCTTAGAGAAAAGATCTACGCCCCCTACACCAGCCAGCTTGGCCAGTTTTAACAAAACACCGCAGACTGGGCTGTTTACAAGACAGAAACTTACCTCGCACAGTTCTGGAGCTGGAGGCCCCAGACCAGGTGAGGCAGGaggctctggtgacagctgtcgTGCTGGCTTGCAAATGGTTGCCTTCTCCCACGTCCTgacatggcagagagagacacCAAGCTGCCTGGTGTCTCTTTTCCTGTGGGCACTAGTCCCATCATGAGGGGACCCTTATGATCCCAGCTaaccctaattacctcccaaagagcCCATCTAAATACCATCACGGTATTTAGGGCTTCAACACGGGAATTTGGGTGCAGGCACAACTCAGTCTGTGGCCCTTCCCACCGAGACAGGGCCCTCAGATCTTTTCTTAAgagcaaatatttaaaagcagaagCTGGCAAGTGTGTGGTGAGGTGGGAGTTTCATCCGGAGTGAAATCGTGCAGGTCTGCTCCCCGGCTTCCCCTGAGCCTTTATCTCTCCTCGCCTCCATTCTCCGTTTCACACCTTGACTTTCCTACAACTCACAGACAGATTCTTAGACAAGCCAGCGGCCGGTTAGGACTGGAAGAGCTCTGGGTCTTAGAGGCCGTCTTGTCTAAGCACCCGATTCTTAACAGATGACAAGACAGGGCCTGGAGAGGGAACGAGGGCCGCCAGAGCGGGGGCTGGCTTACCTACAAGATAAGGGGTGCAGAGCTGTTCGCTGCAGCCGGGGCCGAGAGAGAGACGATCAAAAAGGAAGCTGTTTTCATTTCAGCATATATACTTTGCATgactttcaaaataaagttttattttatagttttttgattTGGAAATAATACATGCGGAGGCTCCTAAGGCGCCTCAAATCTATGGTCCAGCGTGTCCGGGGCTCGAGTCCGGCTCTCGGGGCAGCGCCTTTCGGTGCGCCGTCCCTTCCCGGCAGGGCGGCTCCCGGCGGGAGGGGCTGTGCCCTCCGCGGCTGCGCGCGCTCCCGGGCTGCGGGTGGCACCCGCTCCCTCGCCTACATGCCCAGCCGGGGCGGCCTCGGGGTCACGTGGCAGGGAAGGCACCCGGCCCGCGGCCCCCGGCCCGCCGTCCTCCGCTGCCCGCTCCCATGGCTGCAGCCTTCGCGCTCCTCGCGGGGATCCTGCTGCCCTGCTGGAGCGCGTCGGCCAAGTTTACCAAGGGGTCAGTGAAGGTGAGCCAAAGCGACTGGTCCTCTACGCGGGTGGAGGCCGGGATATCGCCGTCCAGCCGCAAGGCGGCGGTGAGGTTCGGAGACAGAGTTCGGGTCGGGGTGGGAACACAACTGGGGATTTGTTCCCAGGCTTGATGTGGTCCCAAACGGGCCTCAAAGC from the Manis javanica isolate MJ-LG chromosome 16, MJ_LKY, whole genome shotgun sequence genome contains:
- the LOC118971877 gene encoding uncharacterized protein, translated to MSEGGKGTGNGKREAGPTSQALPCPEVIQFSFETRVATFGPWPIHRAVAMLTGRLPAGGAVPSAAARAPGLRVAPAPSPTCPAGAASGSRGREGTRPAAPGPPSSAARSHGCSLRAPRGDPAALLERVGQVYQGVSEGEWVECSHHSECFSDCCLMNLDVMAAFCAPKTRINKVCLPQVSRKPTQTSLDDEAIIRDADEDSWS